One segment of Bradyrhizobium sp. WD16 DNA contains the following:
- a CDS encoding invasion associated locus B family protein has translation MSRSAAIIGGLWVFLALGPSASPAAAGSPQLDSQYADPAINRDVFKEGAVRRSEASFGNWRMVCDEVTAERRRFCSLFGSGQSADGKAMGAIVVTTTREGRPAAMLHLPYGVALRSGLTITAKPGAAAAGARRDKNNRPTKLVFVLCDAQGCMTLWPLTAPQLMALTSGGALIVQFRTMMVANLAGPTPMLAGAADRQIAISGVGFSEAVNASLANP, from the coding sequence TTGTCGAGAAGCGCCGCCATCATCGGAGGGCTGTGGGTCTTCCTCGCGCTCGGACCATCGGCATCGCCGGCCGCGGCCGGTTCGCCACAACTCGACTCCCAGTACGCCGACCCCGCCATCAATCGCGACGTCTTCAAGGAGGGCGCGGTGCGCCGGAGCGAAGCAAGCTTCGGCAACTGGCGCATGGTATGCGACGAAGTGACCGCGGAGCGTCGGCGCTTCTGCAGTCTGTTCGGATCCGGGCAGAGCGCGGACGGCAAGGCGATGGGAGCCATCGTGGTGACGACCACCCGCGAAGGCCGGCCTGCCGCGATGCTCCACCTTCCCTATGGCGTGGCTCTTCGCTCGGGGCTCACGATTACCGCGAAGCCGGGCGCTGCCGCGGCCGGTGCGCGCCGCGACAAGAATAACCGCCCGACCAAGCTCGTCTTCGTTCTGTGCGACGCCCAGGGCTGCATGACGCTGTGGCCGCTCACGGCGCCTCAACTCATGGCCTTGACGAGCGGTGGAGCCTTGATCGTGCAGTTCAGGACGATGATGGTGGCGAACCTGGCGGGGCCGACGCCTATGCTGGCCGGCGCCGCCGACCGGCAGATCGCGATTTCCGGCGTGGGCTTCTCGGAGGCGGTCAACGCGTCGCTCGCCAATCCGTAG
- a CDS encoding cytochrome c, which translates to MALAGLLLTGQALAAVPSERRGKAPARAKCARCHAIDRVSSSGRAGAPPFRERRHRFPIEMLAEALAEGLYTGHAEMPSFQLNSNQIDDFLVFLKTLA; encoded by the coding sequence GTGGCATTGGCCGGCCTGTTGCTGACGGGCCAGGCGCTCGCCGCCGTTCCGAGCGAGCGACGCGGCAAGGCTCCTGCGCGAGCCAAGTGCGCGAGGTGTCACGCCATCGATCGGGTATCGTCGAGCGGACGCGCCGGCGCACCGCCGTTTCGGGAACGCCGTCATCGCTTTCCGATCGAAATGCTCGCGGAAGCGCTGGCCGAAGGCCTGTATACAGGACACGCGGAGATGCCGTCCTTCCAGCTCAATTCCAATCAGATCGACGATTTTCTCGTCTTTCTGAAGACGCTCGCGTAA
- a CDS encoding AraC family transcriptional regulator gives MNLLDEVISDRALEPQSSRGLSKLATAPVTATDGVSTLTCDAAEEGNIVWAWGTAGYLRELGRKTSTPMVWAVFEGSGSACYVSNSLQGVLAPRMQSRYNGVEDEKFVCVAVPCRSFYRSVDDTPHRIDAENKSWRSIELLGLMANYAIGELMAPSESVKKSAAPNLVGKVLTRAAVPLLAATCDELCDRLESHRIPGAKGRHLRLLLQIVRERFRDPSFSLRRLSALSGLSNRYVNAIFQESGASFSERILDARLRWAYQELRYSPHTGRRIGKIAYDAGFTDQPYFNRAFKRRFGMSPREVLRQFELKAESEDAGATGLYQPTH, from the coding sequence ATGAACCTTCTGGACGAAGTGATTTCCGATCGGGCGCTTGAGCCCCAGTCGTCTCGTGGCCTGTCTAAACTCGCGACAGCCCCGGTGACTGCAACCGACGGCGTTTCGACCTTGACATGCGATGCCGCCGAAGAGGGAAATATCGTGTGGGCGTGGGGAACCGCCGGCTATTTGAGGGAACTGGGGCGGAAGACGTCGACGCCGATGGTCTGGGCAGTCTTCGAGGGCAGCGGCAGCGCTTGTTACGTCTCGAACTCGCTTCAAGGCGTCCTGGCGCCCAGGATGCAGTCCCGGTACAACGGTGTCGAGGACGAGAAATTCGTCTGCGTCGCTGTGCCGTGCCGGTCGTTCTACCGCAGCGTGGACGATACCCCACATCGAATCGATGCCGAAAACAAGTCGTGGAGGTCGATCGAGCTGCTCGGGCTGATGGCGAACTACGCCATCGGTGAGTTGATGGCTCCATCGGAGTCCGTCAAGAAGTCGGCAGCACCCAATCTGGTTGGCAAGGTCCTGACGCGCGCCGCGGTTCCATTGTTGGCCGCCACCTGTGACGAACTGTGTGATCGGCTCGAGTCACATCGCATTCCGGGCGCCAAAGGCCGCCATCTGAGACTGCTCCTCCAGATCGTCCGGGAGCGGTTTCGCGATCCGTCGTTCTCGCTCCGGCGGCTGAGCGCCCTGTCCGGACTGAGCAACCGCTATGTCAACGCGATATTTCAGGAAAGCGGCGCCTCGTTCTCGGAGCGGATATTGGATGCGCGGCTTCGATGGGCTTACCAGGAGTTGAGGTACAGCCCGCATACCGGTCGCAGAATCGGCAAAATCGCCTACGATGCGGGCTTCACGGATCAGCCGTACTTCAACCGCGCCTTCAAGCGCCGTTTCGGCATGAGCCCGCGCGAGGTTCTTCGCCAGTTCGAACTCAAGGCCGAGTCCGAGGATGCCGGAGCGACGGGCCTCTACCAGCCGACTCACTAG
- a CDS encoding sensor histidine kinase — MIGLAIIEADRVVSRKFGPLTEWLPSIGKDCCSCIPLAGMELELASLAKGRRRNIALPGIRGASLGLADPVTVVIIWIAAKSHYLLIVTPDFAALQVERLLGSERRARRLIEQQLEAASVEVRFASLARERLRLARDLHDTLVHSVVGLLMQIRLTRHFHKADPGSVASRLAAAEEAAVTGLARARQAIARLRLPNERVQVLGLEAIATEFARRSEIEVQIDVDDSLREGIARHGTTIDRVATEAFRNIEHHSGARRVWIRASGDCTSGAFEIEIRDDGRGFDVASRAPDHYGLIGMKEFAELVGGRCSVESWPGEGTSVRLSLPVAESGYSGGEL; from the coding sequence GTGATCGGGCTCGCCATCATCGAGGCCGACAGGGTTGTCAGTCGGAAGTTCGGACCTTTGACGGAGTGGCTACCGTCGATCGGCAAGGATTGCTGCAGCTGCATTCCGCTCGCCGGGATGGAGCTGGAGCTGGCGTCCCTGGCGAAGGGACGCAGGCGGAACATAGCGCTGCCGGGCATTCGGGGAGCATCTCTCGGCCTCGCCGATCCGGTCACGGTGGTGATCATCTGGATCGCGGCCAAGTCCCACTACCTGCTGATCGTCACGCCCGATTTCGCGGCGCTGCAAGTGGAGCGGCTGCTCGGCAGCGAGCGGCGGGCCCGCCGGCTGATCGAACAGCAGCTCGAGGCGGCGAGCGTGGAGGTGCGATTTGCCTCGCTGGCCCGAGAGCGCCTGCGGCTGGCGCGGGATCTCCACGATACCCTGGTGCATTCGGTGGTCGGATTGCTGATGCAGATTCGGCTGACCCGGCACTTCCACAAGGCCGATCCCGGATCGGTGGCGAGCCGTTTGGCCGCCGCCGAGGAGGCCGCCGTTACCGGTCTGGCGCGCGCCCGTCAGGCGATCGCCCGTTTGCGGCTGCCCAATGAGCGGGTCCAGGTCCTGGGTCTTGAGGCGATAGCCACCGAATTCGCCAGGCGAAGCGAGATCGAGGTGCAGATCGACGTTGACGACAGCCTGCGCGAGGGGATCGCCCGGCATGGCACGACGATCGACCGGGTCGCCACCGAAGCGTTCAGGAATATCGAGCATCATTCAGGTGCAAGGCGAGTCTGGATTCGGGCGAGCGGGGACTGTACCTCCGGCGCGTTCGAGATCGAGATCCGCGACGATGGTCGCGGATTTGATGTCGCATCGCGGGCGCCGGACCACTATGGGTTGATCGGAATGAAGGAGTTCGCGGAGCTGGTTGGAGGGCGCTGTTCCGTCGAGAGCTGGCCCGGAGAAGGGACATCCGTGCGGCTGTCGCTGCCAGTTGCTGAATCGGGATATTCCGGCGGTGAACTGTAG